The Sphingosinicella humi genome has a window encoding:
- a CDS encoding MFS transporter — protein sequence MSERVTADEGRTPLRRVVAASLIGTTIEWYDFFLYGSAAALVFNRLFFPEFDPLVGTLLAFATYALGFVARPVGGIVFGHFGDRIGRKKLLMLSLVMMGVATVLIGLLPTYAQIGVWAPVALIVLRLIQGFAVGGEWGGAVLMAAEHGDAARRGFWASWPQAGVPAGNLLAAGVLALMAGVQSEADFLEWGWRVPFVLSALLVAVGWYIRNRVTESPMFEKELGEAEVPPKLPAMEVIRERPRAMLLGAGLRVGENISYYILTVFSLTYLVDVAEESRSLALNALLIGAAVQFFAIPGFALLSDRIGRRPVYAFGGLGLAAWSFALFPLLGSGSNLEIYLALVVGLVLHGAMYGPQAAFITELFPTRIRYSGVSMAYQLTSIVAGSLAPIIALALYTEYRSALPVAIYVGIACAISGLSALLARETKGVELAAIR from the coding sequence ATGAGCGAGCGCGTGACGGCCGACGAAGGCAGGACGCCGCTTAGGCGGGTGGTCGCAGCAAGCCTGATCGGCACGACCATCGAATGGTACGACTTCTTCCTTTACGGCTCGGCCGCGGCCCTGGTCTTCAACCGGCTCTTCTTCCCGGAATTCGATCCGCTGGTCGGCACGCTGCTGGCCTTTGCGACTTATGCGCTGGGTTTCGTCGCCCGGCCGGTGGGCGGCATCGTATTCGGCCATTTCGGCGACCGCATCGGCCGCAAGAAGCTGCTGATGCTCAGCCTGGTCATGATGGGCGTCGCCACCGTGCTGATCGGGCTGTTGCCGACATACGCCCAGATCGGCGTCTGGGCGCCGGTCGCGCTCATCGTCCTCCGGCTGATCCAGGGCTTCGCGGTCGGGGGCGAATGGGGCGGAGCCGTGCTGATGGCGGCCGAGCATGGCGACGCCGCCCGGCGCGGCTTCTGGGCAAGCTGGCCCCAGGCTGGTGTGCCGGCGGGAAACCTGCTCGCCGCCGGCGTGCTGGCGCTGATGGCCGGCGTGCAGAGCGAGGCGGATTTCCTCGAATGGGGCTGGCGCGTGCCGTTCGTGCTGTCGGCCCTGCTCGTCGCCGTGGGGTGGTACATCCGCAATCGGGTGACCGAGAGTCCCATGTTCGAGAAGGAGCTAGGCGAGGCGGAGGTGCCGCCGAAGCTCCCGGCCATGGAGGTGATCCGCGAGCGGCCAAGGGCGATGCTGCTGGGCGCCGGCCTGCGCGTCGGCGAGAATATATCCTATTACATTCTCACCGTTTTCTCGCTCACCTATCTCGTCGACGTGGCCGAAGAGAGCCGCAGCCTTGCCCTCAATGCGCTTCTCATCGGCGCGGCGGTGCAGTTCTTTGCCATTCCGGGCTTCGCCCTCTTGTCCGATCGGATCGGCCGCAGACCGGTCTATGCCTTTGGCGGCCTTGGCCTCGCCGCCTGGAGCTTCGCGCTCTTTCCGCTGCTTGGCAGCGGCAGCAACCTGGAAATCTATCTCGCGCTGGTCGTCGGGCTGGTGCTTCACGGGGCGATGTACGGGCCGCAGGCGGCCTTCATCACCGAATTGTTTCCCACCCGCATCCGCTACTCGGGCGTGTCGATGGCCTATCAGCTGACCTCGATCGTGGCGGGATCGCTGGCGCCGATCATCGCGCTTGCCCTCTACACGGAATATAGATCGGCGCTGCCGGTGGCGATCTATGTCGGCATCGCCTGCGCCATCAGCGGCCTCAGCGCGCTGCTGGCACGGGAAACCAAGGGCGTGGAGCTGGCGGCGATCCGCTAG